Proteins found in one Plasmodium gaboni strain SY75 chromosome 13, whole genome shotgun sequence genomic segment:
- a CDS encoding putative membrane protein (conserved Plasmodium membrane protein, unknown function), whose amino-acid sequence MIRINEGTILNDKYSPNALINYDEKDCIHNKLGSSFLKNYTFYYLKNNVLNKDSFDLALQNYKHFFENNKTLCILSILNILIILFPLFLYLIFSIVMILPVFFLLCSLFFCMLPLIYPLIKDNIQIKIKEEIIFCSSITAGSFFFFISIFFIYLIPFINFFLYPFNAIFMPLVSTLILPLILFINILACVIYLFQYTEVLLSIKCTTKNVFRNVLLKMSY is encoded by the exons ATGATAAGGATAAACGAAGGAACCattttaaatgataagTATTCCCCAAACGCCCTTATAAATTACGATGAAAAGGATTgtatacataataaattagGTTCATCTTTTCTTAAAAATTAcacattttattatttgaaaaat aatgtattaaataaagaCAGTTTTGATTTGGCATTACAAAACTACAAACATTTTTTCGAAAATAATAAGACCTTATGTATCCTTTcaattttaaatattttaatcattttatttcccctttttttataccttatattttctattgTTATGATACTTCCC gttttctttttattatgttcactatttttttgtatGCTCCCATTGATATACCCACTTATTAAG gataatattcaaataaagataaaagaagaaataattttttgttcaAGTATAACTGCAGGatcattcttttttttcatttccatattctttatatatttaatacCTTTTATTAACTTCTTTTTATATCCTTTTAATGCTATATTTATGCCTCTTGTTTCGACCCTCATTTTACCCTTAATC ttatttataaatattttagcatgtgttatttatttatttcaatACACAGAG GTATTGTTGAGCATAAAATGTACAACAAAGAATGTTTTTAGAAATGTCTTATTAAAAATGTCCTATtaa